A genome region from Natronobeatus ordinarius includes the following:
- a CDS encoding signal peptidase I: MNYRRIASVLGFVVLLVLVTPFLVYAVPGAIGADHSFVVLSGSMEPELSPGDVVIVEETDPSTVETGDVVTFVREGEGAPVTHRVIGVEERNGNVAFETQGDANPEPDSGLVPGENLVGAVVLTIPLIGHVIQFGSTTEGLVLLVGLPIGLLVLSELWAVMSAVKDDSSTDEAARSDSGSAEGNAASTEAEDEISVHVTDLTTTLGVLALVAPYTIYVALQLQTTIAITAAFAASLSALGLGAVWLSARLTGDRGGKSTAADSSSETPDAATPKAGSEPALEPGRSDSVGERAVTVSPESETGVSLENGSSEPIAGTAAHRAEPASGGDSETQGGERE, from the coding sequence GTGAACTACCGACGGATCGCGAGCGTGCTCGGCTTCGTCGTTCTGCTCGTGCTGGTGACCCCGTTTCTCGTGTACGCGGTCCCCGGAGCGATCGGGGCCGACCACAGTTTCGTCGTCCTCTCGGGGAGCATGGAGCCGGAGCTCTCGCCTGGCGACGTCGTGATCGTCGAGGAGACCGATCCGTCGACGGTCGAAACGGGTGACGTCGTGACGTTCGTCCGCGAGGGAGAGGGTGCACCGGTCACGCACCGGGTGATCGGCGTCGAGGAGCGAAACGGCAACGTCGCGTTCGAGACGCAGGGCGACGCGAACCCGGAGCCGGATTCGGGACTCGTCCCGGGAGAGAATCTCGTCGGTGCTGTCGTCCTCACGATCCCACTCATCGGGCACGTCATCCAGTTTGGGAGCACGACAGAAGGGCTCGTACTGCTCGTCGGCCTGCCTATCGGGCTGTTGGTGCTATCAGAGCTCTGGGCGGTTATGAGCGCTGTCAAAGACGACTCGAGCACGGACGAAGCGGCCCGATCCGACAGTGGTTCAGCCGAGGGCAACGCCGCGAGCACGGAGGCGGAAGACGAGATCAGCGTTCACGTAACGGATCTGACGACCACACTCGGCGTCCTGGCGCTGGTGGCACCGTACACCATCTACGTCGCACTTCAGTTGCAGACGACGATCGCGATCACCGCCGCGTTTGCGGCGAGCCTTTCGGCGCTCGGACTCGGCGCCGTGTGGCTCTCGGCACGACTCACGGGAGACCGCGGAGGAAAATCGACGGCTGCCGACTCCTCGAGTGAGACGCCCGACGCGGCGACTCCGAAAGCCGGCAGCGAACCCGCGCTGGAACCGGGACGATCCGATTCGGTCGGCGAACGCGCGGTCACCGTCTCCCCGGAGTCGGAGACGGGAGTTTCGCTCGAGAACGGATCGTCGGAGCCGATCGCCGGCACCGCAGCGCACAGAGCTGAGCCAGCTTCCGGTGGCGATTCGGAGACCCAGGGAGGTGAGCGAGAATGA